A stretch of the Lolium perenne isolate Kyuss_39 chromosome 3, Kyuss_2.0, whole genome shotgun sequence genome encodes the following:
- the LOC127337974 gene encoding uncharacterized protein — MSRRRCFSQALAPPAPLDNNDLLEEILLRLPPEPSSLPRASAVCKPWRGIVSDPQFISRFRKHHRKPPLLGFFAGLVGATRFFTPVLESPNRIPAARFFLPQSQHPRDQWRFLGCRHGLAILANEYQHEVIVWDPLTGQQHNIPFPPGLRNNKSGPVWRCNAAVLCADSMDGHVHGDCFSSPFKLVLACGGYKQINSCLYDSVSRAWGDIVSMVTAHGILPIRSNVLIGNTVYWLLSGKGILAFDTETQTLCEIENPVDAHCNCCWFCQPLQIDGGTGLGLAVMSKLSIQLWERKSNCCGVLGWVMMQKTIQLEGMFSWRMPRDDKWVFLVGYDEDTNVIVLSTMIGNFVLQLESTQIWKISERDANKNYYMEFYPYTNFYTTGRKAEWKRMDLKL, encoded by the exons ATgagccgccgccgctgcttctCGCAGGCGCTGGCGCCACCGGCCCCGCTAGACAACAATGACCTCCTCGAGgagatcctcctccgcctccctccggagCCATCGTCCCTCCCTCGAGCATCCGCGGTGTGCAAGCCATGGCGCGGCATCGTCTCCGACCCCCAATTCATAAGCCGCTTTCGCAAGCACCACCGGAAGCCTCCGCTGCTGGGCTTCTTCGCAGGGCTCGTTGGTGCAACACGATTTTTCACGCCCGTTCTGGAATCGCCCAACCGCATCCCTGCCGCCCGCTTCTTCCTGCCGCAGAGCCAGCACCCCCGTGACCAGTGGCGCTTCCTGGGCTGCCGCCACGGCCTCGCCATCCTGGCCAATGAATACCAGCACGAGGTCATTGTGTGGGATCCTCTCACTGGCCAGCAGCACAACATACCTTTCCCGCCGGGACTCCGCAACAATAAAAGCGGACCTGTGTGGCGCTGCAACGCTGCGGTGCTTTGTGCAGACTCCATGGATGGGCATGTGCATGGTGATTGCTTCTCGAGCCCGTTCAAATTGGTGTTGGCGTGTGGCGGATACAAGCAGATTAACAGTTGCCTCTATGACTCGGTCTCTCGTGCATGGGGAGATATTGTCTCAATGGTCACTGCTCATGGGATTCTACCCATAAGGTCCAACGTCCTAATTGGTAATACAGTTTACTGGTTGCTTTCTGGAAAGGGCATCCTGGCGTTTGATACTGAAACCCAAACTCTTTGCGAGATCGAGAATCCGGTCGATGCCCATTGTAATTGCTGCTGGTTCTGCCAGCCCTTACAGATAGATGGCGGCACTGGCCTTGGCCTCGCAGTTATGTCAAAGCTAAGCATCCAATTATGGGAGAGAAAATCAAATTGTTGTGGTGTTCTCGGGTGGGTGATGATGCAGAAAACCATTCAACTGGAGGGGATGTTTTCATGGAGAATGCCCAGGGACGACAAGTGGGTATTTTTAGTGGGGTATGATGAGGACACAAATGTGATTGTTCTCTCTACAATGATTGGCAATTTCGTTCTCCAACTAGAGTCGACGCAAATCTGGAAGATTTCTGAAAGAGATGCAAATAAGAACTATTATATGGAATTTTATCCCTACACAAATTTCTATACTACAG GAAGGAAGGCTGAGTGGAAACGGATGGACCTGAAACTTTGA